CACCGGGCAGCGCGCCGAGAGCCGTGCCCACGGCCCGCCCGCCGCGCGGTCGCCCGAGCAGCGCCGCGACCTGCCCATAGGTCGCGACCCTGCCGCGCGGGATGCGACGCACGAGCCGGTAGACGAGGCGGTGGAAGGGCGGCGGGCCGGTCGAGGCGCGCGGCATCCTTCAGGCCTCGAGCGTGTCGACGAAGAGCGCGCGCACCTCGGCGACGCGCTGCTCGAGCGTGTCGGGCGTCCAGTCGTCGGTGGGAATCGGCGGGTGGACCACCACCTCCACGGTGGCGGGGCGGATGACGAGGCCGTGCTTCGGGAGCGCGTCGAGGGAGTTGCGGAAGACGATCGGCACGATCGGCACGCGCGCGCCCATCGCCATGTGGAAGGCGCCCTTCTTGAACGGGCCGAGACGAAGGGTGGCGCTGCGCGTGCCCTCCGGCGCGATGACGAGCGAGGTGCCCTGCCGGAGCGCGGTGATCGCCGGCCGGAGCGCGTCGATCGCGCGCTGGCGGTCGGAGCGGTCGATGAACACCGTGCCCGCGAAGGCGAAGGTGGGACCGAAGAGCGGGTTCCTCCGCACCTCCTGCTTCGCGACGGCGACGATGTCGCGTCGCAGGAGCTTGCAGATGAGGAGCGCGTCGACGGCGCTCTGGTGGTTGAAGATGAAGACCGCCGGCCGGTGCGACCACAGGTGCTCCTCGCCGCGCACCTCGAGCCGGACGCCGGCGAGCGCCGTGCCGAGCTCGCCCCAGGCGGTGATCGCCAGGTTCACCATGTCGCGCCGGCTGCGATTCAGGAGGCCCGGGATCGCGCCGACCCCGAAGGCCGGAATGATGCTCGCGATCGCGAGCGACGAGCGGACGATCTCGCCGAGGCTCGGCCGGCCGCGGCCCGTGAAGCGCTGGACCGGCCAGCCTCGCCGGCGGGCGACCGCCGCCAGCCGGCGGCTCGGGTTCGTCGGCCGCGCCTGGCCGACGATCTCGAGCAGCGGCAGGTCCTCGTGGCTGTCGGTGTAGAAGTAGCTCTGCCGGAGCTCGATGCCGTGCTCGCGCGCGAGCGCGCGCGCCGCCAGCGCCTTCCCGCCGCCGTAGCACGTGGGCCAGACGTGGCGGCCCGTGAGCCGCCCGTTCTCCACTTCGAGGCGCGTGCACAGCACGTGGGGGATGCCGAGCTCGCGCGCCAGCGGCTCGACCTGGTAGCGAGTCGCCGACGACACCAGGGCCAGGGTGTGGCCGCGGCGCCGGTGGGCCTGCACCAAGGTGCGCGACTCGGGGTAGATCGCCGCCGCGATCGTGCGCGCGAAGATGCGCTCCGCCAGCTCCTCGAGCTCCTTCTCGGGCACGCCGCGCAGCCAGCCCGCCGTCGCAGCGATCAGCCCGGAGAAGCCGACGCGCCCGAGCTGGAAGCCGACGCTGTTCAGCACCGTGTCGGCGACGTCGCGCGGGCTCATCCGCCCGCTCAGCAGGCGGTCGCGCAGGAACGCGACCGCCGAGAAGCCCGCGATG
This DNA window, taken from Deltaproteobacteria bacterium, encodes the following:
- a CDS encoding HAD-IB family hydrolase, which codes for MALSAHITRDVEESPAGPAVGAFFDVDGTLIAGFSAVAFLRDRLLSGRMSPRDVADTVLNSVGFQLGRVGFSGLIAATAGWLRGVPEKELEELAERIFARTIAAAIYPESRTLVQAHRRRGHTLALVSSATRYQVEPLARELGIPHVLCTRLEVENGRLTGRHVWPTCYGGGKALAARALAREHGIELRQSYFYTDSHEDLPLLEIVGQARPTNPSRRLAAVARRRGWPVQRFTGRGRPSLGEIVRSSLAIASIIPAFGVGAIPGLLNRSRRDMVNLAITAWGELGTALAGVRLEVRGEEHLWSHRPAVFIFNHQSAVDALLICKLLRRDIVAVAKQEVRRNPLFGPTFAFAGTVFIDRSDRQRAIDALRPAITALRQGTSLVIAPEGTRSATLRLGPFKKGAFHMAMGARVPIVPIVFRNSLDALPKHGLVIRPATVEVVVHPPIPTDDWTPDTLEQRVAEVRALFVDTLEA